The Prunus persica cultivar Lovell chromosome G7, Prunus_persica_NCBIv2, whole genome shotgun sequence genome has a segment encoding these proteins:
- the LOC18771880 gene encoding probable disease resistance protein At5g45440, translating into MAQEIEHYLMEKFKKVLDGKDKSISKIPRYNQFQEIKSLLVDIFSSFSPVDSSIRDKLYYLNNVVTECQMLTRKHGFNSPEELLTINRIRRELNKIKRELKATKDKLQPNNGVSSSQDTETSSRDTGISRWTTHVVDDSKVYGFDDNVVSMEKLLLEKESHDRFKAVGIVGREGIGKTTLCQLIFNKPEVKNNFLPRIWVCMARHPDDNEDPKLAIVKRMLMQLGVEKKMVSFIFNEKRGLEGLLCALHLQLVGKRYLIVLDDARETDTWYGKLDSCLTSDKKWDDGFAFGLPKGNGGRVIVTSRNEELAKMMVGEENIHRLLPLSDPESCWKIFEDAVENDPILFYPSDLEDLKLEINQKCGGLPLAAKMMGQAMHEQVPK; encoded by the coding sequence aTGGCTCAAGAAATTGAACATTATCTAAtggaaaaattcaagaaagttCTTGATGGGAAAGACAAAAGTATCTCCAAAATTCCCAGGTACAACCAATTTCAAGAAATAAAGTCTTTGCTTGTAGACATTTTCAGCTCATTCTCCCCTGTAGATTCATCCATCAGGGACAAGCTTTACTACCTCAACAATGTTGTCACTGAGTGCCAGATGCTAACAAGAAAACACGGTTTCAATTCTCCTGAGGAGCTACTCACCATTAACAGAATCAGAAGGGAGTTAAATAAGATCAAGAGGGAACTCAAGGCTACGAAAGATAAACTACAACCTAACAATGGTGTTTCAAGCTCACAGGACACGGAGACAAGCTCACGGGACACAGGGATTTCGAGGTGGACTACTCATGTAGTAGATGATTCCAAGGTTTATGGATTTGATGATAATGTGGTGTCAATGGAAAAGTTGCttcttgaaaaagaaagtcaTGATCGGTTCAAGGCAGTAGGCATTGTTGGTAGGGAAGGGATAGGCAAAACAACACTTTGCCAATTGATATTCAACAAACCAGAGGTGAAAAACAACTTCCTTCCAAGGATCTGGGTGTGTATGGCCAGACACCCGGATGACAATGAGGATCCAAAACTAGCAATTGTGAAAAGAATGTTGATGCAGCTTGgagttgaaaagaaaatggtcagtttcatttttaatgaGAAGCGTGGCCTCGAAGGACTGCTATGTGCTCTTCACCTGCAATTGGTGGGGAAGAGGTATCTGATTGTGCTTGATGATGCTAGGGAGACCGACACATGGTACGGAAAGTTGGATTCTTGTCTGACTAGTGATAAGAAATGGGACGATGGGTTTGCATTCGGATTGCCAAAAGGGAATGGGGGTAGAGTCATAGTCACAAGTAGGAATGAAGAACTAGCAAAGATGATGgttggagaagaaaatatacatCGCCTTTTGCCGCTTTCAGACCCTGAAAGCTGCTGGAAAATATTCGAAGACGCAGTTGAGAATGATCCGATTCTATTCTATCCTTCAGACTTGGAAGATCTGAAGTTggaaatcaatcaaaaatGTGGGGGCCTTCCATTAGCAGCAAAAATGATGGGACAGGCAATGCATGAACAAGTTCCGAAGTAA